Proteins encoded together in one Streptomyces sp. NA04227 window:
- a CDS encoding roadblock/LC7 domain-containing protein codes for MIQQRANFDWMLKELADGVPQTRQIVVLSADGLRIAQYGGDPDAADRIAAACAGLQSLAVAVAHEIPESDGRMRMVIIEVSGGFFYLMAAGAGAFLAVLAEETVDAGLIGSRMRDLVVRIGAHLTSPPRRDGQPV; via the coding sequence GTGATCCAGCAGCGGGCCAACTTCGACTGGATGCTCAAGGAACTCGCCGACGGGGTGCCGCAGACCCGGCAGATCGTGGTGCTCTCCGCGGACGGACTGCGCATCGCCCAGTACGGCGGCGACCCCGACGCGGCCGACCGGATCGCCGCCGCCTGCGCCGGACTGCAGAGCCTCGCGGTGGCCGTCGCACACGAGATCCCCGAGAGCGACGGCCGGATGCGGATGGTGATCATCGAGGTCAGCGGCGGGTTCTTCTATCTGATGGCGGCCGGGGCGGGCGCGTTTCTCGCCGTGCTCGCCGAGGAGACCGTCGACGCCGGGCTGATCGGCAGCCGGATGCGCGATCTGGTGGTACGGATCGGCGCCCACCTCACCTCTCCGCCGCGGCGTGACGGGCAGCCCGTATGA
- a CDS encoding RluA family pseudouridine synthase, producing the protein MRRRARTPDSPLPQREGVDPVRLRLPGEGHWATVRAHLAERLAPGAAVVDAMLERGEFVRADGSAVTAQTPYEPGLLVWFHRELAPEEPVPFDLSVVYRDAHILVVDKPHFLATTPRGTHVTDTALARLRRELGLPGLGAAHRLDRLTAGLVLFTVRPEERGRYQGLFRDRRIHKEYEGLAPYRPERALPRTVRSRIEKDRAELVAREVPGEPNAVTEVELLGHRAGLGRYRLVPHTGRTHQLRVHMNALGLPLLHDPLYPDVLPEGTEDFARPLQLLARSLEFTDPVTGERHRFESGRELSAWPGRDVRPTDDRATDA; encoded by the coding sequence GTGAGACGTAGAGCGCGCACCCCCGACTCCCCGCTCCCCCAGCGCGAGGGGGTCGACCCGGTCCGGCTGCGGCTGCCCGGCGAGGGGCACTGGGCGACCGTACGGGCGCATCTGGCCGAGCGTCTCGCGCCGGGCGCGGCGGTGGTGGACGCGATGCTGGAGCGGGGCGAGTTCGTCCGCGCGGACGGCAGTGCGGTGACCGCCCAAACCCCTTATGAGCCCGGCCTGTTGGTGTGGTTCCACCGGGAACTGGCGCCGGAGGAGCCGGTGCCCTTCGACCTCTCGGTGGTGTACCGCGACGCGCACATCCTCGTCGTCGACAAACCGCACTTCCTGGCCACCACACCGCGCGGCACGCATGTCACCGACACCGCCCTGGCCAGGCTGCGGCGCGAACTCGGCCTGCCGGGCCTCGGAGCCGCGCACCGGCTCGACCGGCTCACCGCGGGACTGGTGCTCTTCACGGTGCGCCCCGAGGAACGCGGCCGCTACCAGGGCCTGTTCCGGGACCGCCGTATCCACAAGGAGTACGAGGGACTGGCGCCGTACCGGCCGGAGCGGGCGCTGCCGCGTACCGTGCGCAGCCGGATCGAGAAGGACCGGGCCGAACTCGTGGCCCGCGAGGTGCCCGGGGAGCCCAACGCGGTGACCGAGGTGGAACTCCTCGGCCACCGCGCGGGCCTCGGCCGCTACCGGCTCGTACCGCACACCGGGCGCACCCACCAACTCCGGGTGCACATGAACGCGCTCGGCCTGCCCCTGCTGCACGACCCGCTCTATCCGGACGTCCTCCCCGAGGGCACCGAGGACTTCGCCCGGCCGCTCCAACTGCTCGCGCGCAGCCTGGAGTTCACCGACCCGGTGACCGGCGAACGGCACCGCTTCGAGAGCGGCCGCGAGTTGTCCGCATGGCCGGGCCGGGACGTCCGGCCGACCGACGACCGAGCCACTGACGCCTGA
- a CDS encoding ATP/GTP-binding protein, whose translation MDFNSSDTLTGPRHEDGLPASATAAVKIVIVGGFGVGKTTMVGSVSEIRPLTTEETMTQAGIGIDDDFGSATKTATTVAMDFGRITLTDELVLYLFGTPGQERFWFLWNGLFEGALGAVVLVDTRRLEVSFDVMGRLEECGVPFVVAVNSFPDAPRYPHPELRAALDLPAEVPLVDCDVRRRASSRDVLLTLMRHLYALSGAPA comes from the coding sequence ATGGACTTCAACAGCTCTGACACCCTCACCGGACCACGGCACGAGGACGGGCTCCCCGCGAGCGCCACCGCGGCCGTGAAGATCGTGATCGTCGGCGGCTTCGGGGTGGGCAAGACCACCATGGTCGGCTCGGTCAGCGAGATCAGACCGCTGACCACCGAGGAGACGATGACGCAGGCCGGGATCGGGATCGACGACGACTTCGGCTCGGCGACGAAGACCGCGACCACCGTCGCCATGGACTTCGGCCGGATCACCCTCACCGACGAGCTCGTCCTGTATCTCTTCGGCACCCCGGGCCAGGAGCGCTTCTGGTTCCTGTGGAACGGCCTGTTCGAGGGCGCGCTCGGTGCCGTCGTCCTGGTCGACACCCGGCGCCTGGAGGTCAGCTTCGACGTCATGGGCCGCCTGGAGGAGTGCGGCGTGCCCTTCGTGGTCGCCGTCAACTCCTTTCCGGACGCGCCCCGTTACCCGCACCCCGAACTGCGCGCCGCGCTCGACCTGCCCGCCGAGGTCCCCCTCGTCGACTGCGACGTCCGCCGCCGCGCCTCCAGCCGCGACGTGCTGCTGACCCTGATGCGCCACCTGTACGCGCTGAGCGGCGCCCCGGCCTGA
- a CDS encoding sensor histidine kinase KdpD — MVRVETPPAGREIRYLRVLLLPAILMTAVAGAAVVLAPEEAGSAVAACGAVCVLLVLLVAARLVRARYAVSEVRARHAQQIGFLQRRVDAHEEETARLGGELLPEALLRLRQGESPAEVVRCVVDADPVFRELPMAHRALLRDVLEIVDTESALRESSQLAFVNVARRVQAIVHRQAAELREMEEDHGRNPEVFDDLLRIDHGTALIGRLADSVTVLGGARPGRQWPGPVPLFSVLRGAMSRILDYRRVDLHSIADVSILGTSVEPLIHACAELLDNATRYSPPQTRVHVTAVEVQTGIAIEIEDGGVSLSEEARARAERMLAQAQAGIDLDDLGETPRLGLAVVGRLAQMYDMQVSLRQSAYGGVRAVLVVPREMLTTAPAPGLAHGIGASAVPRLNEHGRLVAEPERPAKKRRPTTGPVASPPLTPATLGGHDDPDAPVVTEWRPNGLPQRRSRVRASAAGGFAAHTTTATAPPPRTAPDAATEPEPGLWIEAFMSGAWGPSRPEPGAGADPAAGGTGAAHPYAPGDQEGNDQ, encoded by the coding sequence ATGGTGCGTGTTGAAACGCCTCCCGCCGGCCGTGAAATCCGTTATCTGCGCGTCCTGTTGCTGCCCGCCATACTCATGACCGCCGTCGCGGGCGCGGCCGTGGTCCTGGCGCCCGAGGAGGCCGGAAGTGCGGTCGCCGCCTGCGGAGCGGTGTGCGTCCTGCTGGTGCTCCTGGTGGCCGCACGGCTCGTACGGGCCCGGTACGCGGTAAGCGAGGTGCGCGCCCGGCACGCACAGCAGATCGGCTTCCTCCAGCGGCGGGTGGACGCCCACGAGGAGGAGACCGCGCGCCTCGGCGGCGAACTGCTGCCGGAGGCGCTGCTGCGGCTGCGCCAGGGCGAGTCGCCCGCCGAAGTGGTCCGTTGTGTGGTGGACGCCGACCCGGTCTTCCGTGAACTGCCCATGGCACACCGCGCGTTGCTCCGCGACGTCCTGGAGATCGTGGACACCGAGAGCGCCCTGCGCGAGTCCTCGCAGCTCGCCTTCGTCAACGTCGCCCGCCGCGTACAGGCGATCGTGCACCGCCAGGCCGCCGAACTGCGCGAGATGGAGGAGGACCACGGGCGCAACCCCGAGGTCTTCGACGACCTGCTGCGCATCGACCACGGCACGGCCCTGATCGGCCGCCTCGCCGACTCCGTCACGGTGCTCGGCGGTGCCCGGCCGGGACGCCAATGGCCGGGCCCCGTACCGCTGTTCAGCGTGCTGCGCGGCGCGATGTCGCGCATCCTGGACTACCGGCGGGTCGATCTGCACTCGATCGCGGACGTCTCGATCCTCGGCACCAGCGTGGAACCGCTGATCCACGCCTGCGCCGAACTCCTCGACAACGCCACCCGCTACTCGCCCCCGCAGACACGGGTGCACGTCACCGCCGTGGAGGTGCAGACCGGCATCGCCATCGAGATCGAGGACGGCGGCGTCAGCCTCAGCGAGGAGGCCAGGGCCAGGGCCGAGCGGATGCTGGCCCAGGCACAGGCGGGCATCGACCTCGACGACCTCGGCGAGACCCCCCGGCTCGGCCTCGCCGTCGTCGGACGGCTGGCCCAGATGTACGACATGCAGGTCTCGCTGCGGCAGTCCGCGTACGGCGGGGTCCGGGCCGTACTCGTCGTACCCCGCGAGATGCTCACCACCGCGCCCGCCCCCGGCCTGGCGCACGGTATCGGCGCCTCGGCGGTGCCGCGACTGAACGAGCACGGACGTCTGGTCGCCGAACCGGAACGCCCGGCCAAGAAGCGCCGCCCGACCACCGGCCCGGTGGCCTCGCCGCCCCTGACGCCCGCGACCCTCGGCGGCCACGACGACCCGGACGCCCCGGTGGTCACCGAGTGGCGGCCGAACGGCCTGCCGCAGCGCCGCAGCCGGGTCAGGGCCTCGGCGGCGGGGGGCTTCGCCGCACACACCACGACCGCGACCGCACCGCCGCCGCGCACCGCCCCGGACGCGGCCACCGAACCCGAACCCGGCCTGTGGATCGAGGCGTTCATGTCCGGGGCGTGGGGGCCCTCCCGGCCGGAGCCCGGGGCAGGAGCCGACCCGGCGGCGGGCGGGACAGGCGCGGCACACCCGTACGCGCCGGGCGACCAGGAGGGGAACGACCAGTGA
- a CDS encoding cytochrome P450: MTTPSPYRPGPDDTALAPPPGCPAHGPAGTRRLYGPEAEDLAAVYEKLRAEHGPVAPALLHNDVPVWVVLGHGENLQMVRNSSHFTRDSRHWRAVQDGSAGPDHPLAPVFTWQPMCSFVEGAEHRRLRGAVTAAMATIDHRGVRRHINRFSQRLVNRFCEDGQADLVGRFAEHLPMMVMCQVLGMPEEYDERMVQAARDMIQGTETAIASNEYVMAALMRLVTRRRERPEEDFASALITHESRLSDDEVAQHLRLVLIAAYEATANLIANVLRMVLTDPRFRAQLSGGQMTVPEAVEQSLWDEPPFSAMVGYFATQDTELGDRHIRAGDGLILGIAPGNVDPAVRPDPAAPMQGNRAHLAFSGGAHECPGQDIGRAIADTGVDALFMRLPDVELAVDQDQLRWRSSILSRHLVELPVRFAPRPPQEPSVRPGRVPAPRRDWQVSSAAAGPGPVPERVPDAVPEPAPASAARGRHAQSEPRAGVWQRFLRWWRR; encoded by the coding sequence GTGACGACCCCTTCGCCCTACCGACCCGGCCCGGACGACACCGCCCTCGCGCCGCCGCCGGGCTGCCCCGCGCACGGCCCCGCGGGCACCCGCCGCCTCTACGGCCCCGAGGCCGAGGACCTCGCCGCCGTCTACGAGAAGCTGCGCGCCGAGCACGGCCCCGTCGCCCCCGCCCTGCTGCACAACGACGTACCCGTCTGGGTCGTGCTCGGCCACGGCGAGAACCTCCAGATGGTGCGCAACTCCTCGCACTTCACCCGCGATTCACGGCACTGGCGCGCGGTGCAGGACGGCTCCGCCGGGCCCGACCATCCGCTCGCGCCGGTCTTCACCTGGCAGCCGATGTGCAGCTTCGTGGAGGGCGCCGAGCACCGCCGGCTGCGCGGCGCGGTCACCGCCGCCATGGCGACCATCGACCACCGCGGCGTGCGGCGGCACATCAACCGCTTCAGCCAGCGCCTGGTCAACCGGTTCTGCGAGGACGGGCAGGCCGATCTGGTCGGCCGGTTCGCCGAGCACCTGCCGATGATGGTCATGTGCCAGGTCCTCGGCATGCCCGAGGAGTACGACGAGCGGATGGTGCAGGCCGCGCGGGACATGATCCAGGGCACCGAGACCGCCATCGCGAGCAACGAGTACGTGATGGCCGCGCTCATGCGCCTGGTCACCCGCCGCCGCGAACGCCCCGAGGAGGACTTCGCCAGCGCCCTGATCACCCATGAGTCACGCCTCTCCGACGACGAGGTGGCCCAGCACCTGAGGCTGGTGCTCATCGCCGCCTACGAGGCCACCGCGAACCTGATCGCCAACGTGCTGCGCATGGTGCTCACCGACCCGAGGTTCCGCGCCCAGTTGAGCGGCGGGCAGATGACGGTGCCCGAGGCGGTCGAGCAGTCGCTGTGGGACGAGCCGCCGTTCAGCGCCATGGTCGGCTACTTCGCCACCCAGGACACCGAACTCGGCGACCGGCACATCCGGGCGGGCGACGGGCTCATCCTCGGTATCGCCCCGGGCAACGTCGACCCGGCGGTACGGCCCGACCCCGCCGCCCCGATGCAGGGCAACCGCGCCCATCTCGCCTTCAGCGGGGGAGCGCACGAGTGCCCCGGCCAGGACATCGGCCGTGCCATCGCCGACACCGGGGTCGACGCCCTGTTCATGCGTCTGCCGGACGTCGAACTCGCCGTGGACCAGGACCAGTTGAGGTGGCGCTCGTCCATTCTGTCCCGGCATCTGGTGGAACTCCCGGTACGGTTCGCGCCCCGGCCCCCGCAGGAACCCTCCGTACGGCCCGGTCGGGTACCGGCCCCGCGGCGGGACTGGCAGGTCTCCAGCGCGGCGGCGGGGCCTGGGCCCGTCCCCGAACGGGTGCCCGATGCGGTGCCGGAGCCCGCTCCCGCGTCGGCGGCGCGCGGACGGCACGCGCAGAGCGAGCCGCGCGCGGGCGTCTGGCAGCGGTTCCTGCGGTGGTGGCGTCGCTGA
- a CDS encoding GNAT family N-acetyltransferase, whose translation MPMLISDVLPPGSLRGRPQPTIPVEGGLVLRPWSDDDAPAVHRVFQDPGLHLWHARTCDSVAEAAGLIERWRGDWDEESAASWAVSRGAEGELVGRIALRVIQLADGQAEIGYWTVPEARGQRVAPRALAALADWSFGEFGLHRLELLHSTANEASCRVAARTGFLLEGTKRRSILHPDGWHDMHLHARVAGD comes from the coding sequence ATGCCTATGTTGATCTCCGACGTACTGCCGCCCGGAAGCCTGCGCGGTCGCCCGCAGCCCACGATTCCCGTCGAGGGCGGCCTGGTGCTGCGCCCCTGGTCCGACGACGACGCTCCGGCGGTGCACCGGGTCTTCCAGGATCCGGGGCTGCACCTCTGGCACGCCCGCACCTGTGACTCGGTGGCCGAGGCGGCCGGGCTGATCGAGAGGTGGCGCGGCGACTGGGACGAGGAGAGTGCGGCCTCCTGGGCGGTGAGCCGCGGCGCCGAGGGCGAACTGGTCGGCCGGATCGCCCTGCGGGTCATCCAACTCGCCGACGGCCAGGCGGAGATCGGGTACTGGACCGTGCCCGAGGCGCGCGGACAGCGGGTGGCGCCCCGGGCGCTCGCCGCCCTCGCCGACTGGTCCTTCGGCGAGTTCGGCCTGCACCGCCTGGAACTGCTCCACTCCACGGCCAACGAGGCGTCCTGCCGCGTCGCCGCCCGCACCGGCTTCCTCCTGGAGGGCACCAAACGCCGCTCGATCCTGCACCCGGACGGCTGGCACGACATGCACCTGCACGCGCGGGTCGCCGGGGACTGA
- a CDS encoding siderophore-interacting protein — MAKRSAPQAHLARVVRTEQLTPHMRRVVLGGEGLARFEAGEFTDHYVKLLFPPAGVEYPEPFDIQRIRAELPRETWPVTRTYTVRAWDPERRELTLDFVVHGDEGLAGPWATRVRPGDSIRLLGPGGAYAPDPAADWHLLAGDESAIPAIATALEALPAGATARVFLEVEGPEEEQKIATDAEIVWLHRGTAQVGSALVEAVRALDFPPGRVHAFVHGEAGFVRELRRLLRMEHRIPREQLSVSGYWRLGHNEDGWQASKRDWNAQVEAEQEGRREDAASPADGAAGATDGATTATAGAGNRAA, encoded by the coding sequence ATGGCCAAGCGTTCCGCACCCCAGGCCCACCTCGCCCGGGTGGTGCGTACCGAGCAACTCACTCCGCACATGCGACGGGTGGTCCTCGGCGGTGAGGGTCTCGCGCGGTTCGAGGCCGGGGAGTTCACCGACCACTACGTCAAACTCCTCTTCCCGCCCGCCGGGGTGGAGTACCCCGAGCCCTTCGACATCCAGCGCATCCGGGCCGAACTGCCGCGCGAGACGTGGCCGGTGACCCGTACGTACACCGTGCGCGCCTGGGACCCGGAGCGCCGTGAGCTGACGCTCGACTTCGTGGTGCACGGCGACGAGGGGCTCGCCGGACCCTGGGCCACCCGGGTCCGGCCGGGCGACAGCATCCGGCTGCTCGGCCCCGGCGGCGCCTACGCGCCCGACCCGGCGGCCGACTGGCATCTGCTGGCCGGTGACGAGAGCGCGATCCCGGCGATCGCCACCGCACTGGAGGCCCTGCCCGCGGGTGCGACCGCCCGCGTCTTCCTGGAGGTCGAGGGCCCCGAGGAGGAGCAGAAGATCGCCACCGACGCGGAGATCGTCTGGCTGCACCGCGGCACCGCACAGGTCGGCTCCGCCCTGGTCGAGGCCGTACGCGCACTGGACTTCCCGCCCGGCCGCGTGCACGCCTTCGTGCACGGCGAGGCCGGGTTCGTACGCGAGCTGCGGCGGCTGCTGCGCATGGAGCACCGGATCCCGCGCGAACAGCTCTCGGTCTCCGGCTACTGGCGCCTGGGACACAACGAGGACGGCTGGCAGGCCTCCAAGCGCGACTGGAACGCACAGGTGGAGGCCGAGCAGGAGGGGCGGCGCGAGGACGCGGCGAGCCCGGCGGACGGGGCGGCGGGGGCGACTGACGGCGCGACCACGGCGACGGCGGGGGCGGGAAACCGGGCGGCCTGA
- a CDS encoding DUF742 domain-containing protein, with the protein MTPGRRERRAPLSDSEASPERFYVLTGSVEGGGRAALDLVTLIVARGEAPPTTPPEQAALLRMCPTPLSVAELSAYLNLPFSVVTVLLTELLAAELVEARAPLVRSALPDRTLLESVMHGLQQL; encoded by the coding sequence ATGACGCCTGGGCGGCGTGAACGGCGCGCCCCGCTGTCCGACTCCGAGGCCAGCCCGGAGCGCTTCTACGTACTGACCGGCTCGGTCGAAGGCGGCGGGCGGGCCGCCCTCGACCTGGTCACCCTGATCGTCGCGCGCGGGGAGGCGCCGCCCACCACGCCGCCCGAACAGGCCGCACTGCTGCGGATGTGCCCGACGCCGCTGTCGGTGGCCGAACTCTCCGCGTATCTGAATCTGCCCTTCAGCGTGGTGACGGTGCTCCTGACCGAGCTGCTCGCGGCCGAACTCGTCGAGGCGCGGGCGCCGTTGGTGCGTTCCGCGCTGCCGGACCGAACCCTTCTCGAATCGGTGATGCATGGACTTCAACAGCTCTGA
- a CDS encoding 5'-3' exonuclease: MLLDTASLYFRAYFGVPESVKAPDGTPVNAVRGLLEFIDRLVRDHRPDALVACMDADWRPEWRVELIPSYKAHRVAEERAAGPDEEEVPDTLSPQVPVIEEVLDALGIARVGVAGYEADDVIGTFATRASGPVDIVTGDRDLYQLVDDARGVRVLYPLKGVGSLQITDESLLREKYGVDGSGYADLALLRGDPSDGLPGVVGVGEKTAAKLLDQFGDLAGILAAIDDRGAKLTPTQRKRLDEARPYLAVAPKVVRVATDLDLPEVDTALPRTPRDPDAVLDLAARWNLGGSLQRLITTLQAMGTMA; the protein is encoded by the coding sequence ATGCTCCTCGACACCGCCTCCCTCTACTTCCGCGCCTATTTCGGGGTGCCGGAGTCGGTGAAGGCACCCGACGGCACCCCGGTCAACGCGGTACGCGGCCTGCTCGAGTTCATCGACAGACTGGTCCGCGACCACCGGCCCGACGCGCTCGTGGCCTGCATGGACGCGGACTGGCGGCCCGAGTGGCGGGTCGAGCTGATCCCCTCGTACAAGGCGCACCGGGTCGCCGAGGAACGCGCGGCGGGACCCGACGAGGAAGAGGTGCCCGACACCCTGTCCCCGCAGGTCCCGGTGATCGAGGAGGTCCTCGACGCCCTCGGCATCGCCCGGGTCGGCGTCGCGGGGTACGAGGCGGACGACGTCATCGGCACCTTCGCCACCCGCGCGAGCGGTCCGGTGGACATCGTGACCGGCGACCGCGACCTGTACCAGCTCGTCGACGACGCCCGCGGGGTGCGGGTGCTCTACCCGCTCAAGGGCGTGGGTTCGCTCCAGATCACCGACGAGTCGCTGTTGCGCGAGAAGTACGGCGTCGACGGCTCGGGGTACGCGGATCTGGCCCTGCTGCGCGGCGACCCGAGCGACGGGCTGCCCGGCGTAGTCGGCGTCGGCGAGAAGACGGCGGCCAAGCTGCTCGACCAGTTCGGCGACCTCGCCGGGATCCTCGCGGCGATCGACGACCGCGGTGCCAAGCTCACGCCCACCCAGCGCAAGCGGCTCGACGAGGCGCGGCCCTATCTCGCGGTGGCCCCCAAGGTCGTGCGGGTGGCCACCGACCTCGACCTGCCCGAGGTCGACACCGCCCTGCCGCGCACGCCGCGCGACCCCGACGCCGTACTGGACCTGGCGGCCCGCTGGAACCTCGGCGGCTCGCTGCAGCGGCTGATCACCACACTTCAGGCCATGGGCACGATGGCCTGA